In Xanthomonas campestris pv. phormiicola, the DNA window GAAGTATTTCAAGCCAAAAAAAATGACAATCTCGGAGGGATTCGAATACCTCCTCCGAAAATGGGCTGGTTAGCAGCGTATATCGCGGCTTCTTCTCTAATTACGCTAGCGCTCATTTTTTTCTTTGGGTCGTACACAAAGACAGAGACAGCCGAAGGGATTTTAGTCCCAACCGATGGACAGCTAGATATACTCCCACCAAAAAATGGTTTGATCAGCCAAATTTTTGTCCACGAAGGTGACTTGGTCAAACCAGGCGCTCCGCTTTTCGAATTAACGGAAAACCAAGAAAGCGTTAGCCTTGGAGATACGAAAAAGGCTACCGCGGCACAGCTAATTAGGAAATTAGAAAGACTAGACGAGGCTCAAAAAGAGCAAAAGCGCACTTTTGCATTAAAGAGCCAAGAGCTGATAAATACCATAAATCTACTAGCCAACCAAAAGAAAGATATAGAAGAACAACTATCAATTCAAGCTAACCGAGCTCAAGCAGCTATGGAGCTTTATAAGAAGTGGCAAAAAGACGCCCAAGGAATTATCAGCGGATATCAAATCGGCCAGCAATACGATACCGCGATGCAACACAAGGCAACCTTAGCCAGCCTTAGCCAGCAGAGGTTCCGCATATCAGAAGAAATAATGCGGAGCAAATCAGAGATGGAGCAACTACCGGCCACACTCCGAGAAAAATTATTATTACTTGATCTTCAAATGGCAGACGTCGAACAAGCTCGCCTAGAAAATGCCGAAAACTCATCGATTGTTATTCGGGCGAGCAAGCCAGGAAGAATAAATAATATCATGGCAAAAGCAGGACAAGTTGTAAATACAGACTTTTCCCTAATGACACTCGTTGCAGATGCTTCCCCACTTGAAGCAGAGCTGTGGATTCCTGATATATCCGCGGGATTAATAAGACAAGGTTCCACCGTATCTATTGAATACGCCGCTTTTCCAAAGCAAACATATGGACTTCAATTGGGACACGTAAAAAGCATTTCTCTTAGTCCTGTACCACAGTCAAAACTTATCAAATATCTAGGCCAAGAAATCAAAGGTGCACGCTTTCGCATCTTGGTTGAATTAAGCGATCAATCAGTTTCGCTAGCAAAAGATGAAATCAGACTAAAGCCAGGCATGTCTTTAAAAGCTGACATAGTTGTAGGCAAACAAAAAATACGCGATCTATTTAAACCAAATAATTCTAAGGCACAGAACGATCAGCCCACGTTAACGGAGAGGCTCAAAAATGGCTGACGGATCGGGCTTTATTCATTGGAGTCAGAAGCGCCGAGTAGAACTTGTGATGCAGTCCGAAGGCGCGGAATGTGCTCTAGCATGCCTCACAATGATTTCAAAATTTCATGGGCACAACATCGATCTTCCAAGTCTACGCAGACGCTTCAGCTCTTCCTTAAAAGGAATAACTTTAGCTAGAATGATTGATATCGCAAATGAACTATCATTTGAATGCAGACCATTGAAAGCCGAACTGGAATATCTATCGTTTGCGAAATTACCGTGTATAGCACATTGGGATCTAAATCACTTCGTAGTTATAGCCGCCACAAAAAAAAACAAAATCGTCATCTATGACCCTGCTCGCGGAGTCCGAAAGATTTCCTACAGAGAGGCCAGCGACCATTTTACAGGGGTATTACTTGAATTAGAGCCCTCGACGGACTTCGCCCCTCAGACAGAAATTCGCCACATCTCCTTGAAGGCACTTACAGGAAAAATTCACGGGCTAAAAAGAGCTGTCACTCAAATAATAATCTTAGCCCTTGGAATAGAGGCGCTAGCTTTAGCCATTCCATTACAGTTGCAGTTAACTATTGATCAGTTCAGCGCATCAAATGACACGAGTATCTTACTGATAATAAGCATCTCCTTTACCTTAATCGTAATTACACACTCGCTACTTTCGATTGCTCGAGCTTGGATAATAAGCTGGCTGGGAGCCAACATTAACTCCCAGTGGGTTACCAATATGTTCGGCCATCTATTAAAGCTTCCATTAGAATTTTTTGAAAAGCGGCACTTGGGCGATATCTTATCGCGATTTTCATCAATATACTCAATTCAATCAACACTCACAGGATCTTTTCTTTCGGCAATCCTTGATGGATTGACAGGAATATTGGCGTTACTATTATTAATTTCCTATAGCCCCATTCTAACTTGCTTTGTCGTTGCGATGGCCTGTATTTATTCACTACTTCGTGCACTTATGTTTAAGAGCTTATGGTCAGCCAATGAAGAGAGTGTCGTTTACGCGGCACGACAACAGACAGAACTTATGGAATCGGTACGCGGCATCCAAGCCATTAAAATATCCCAAAAGCAAGCGGAGCGGAAA includes these proteins:
- a CDS encoding peptidase domain-containing ABC transporter is translated as MADGSGFIHWSQKRRVELVMQSEGAECALACLTMISKFHGHNIDLPSLRRRFSSSLKGITLARMIDIANELSFECRPLKAELEYLSFAKLPCIAHWDLNHFVVIAATKKNKIVIYDPARGVRKISYREASDHFTGVLLELEPSTDFAPQTEIRHISLKALTGKIHGLKRAVTQIIILALGIEALALAIPLQLQLTIDQFSASNDTSILLIISISFTLIVITHSLLSIARAWIISWLGANINSQWVTNMFGHLLKLPLEFFEKRHLGDILSRFSSIYSIQSTLTGSFLSAILDGLTGILALLLLISYSPILTCFVVAMACIYSLLRALMFKSLWSANEESVVYAARQQTELMESVRGIQAIKISQKQAERKSRLSNSTMEAAKRQLSAQRIELGFNTANQGIFGLQRVVLIAACAYMVSRGELSAGMLVAFVAYADQFSSKTSTLVDKLIEFKMLKLHLLRISDIALESPEKPPILTNKKEKGSNESIYIENVSHRYSDDEPWVINNLSMEIMKGESLAIVGPSGCGKSTLAKLILGLLTPTQGTIKFGNSSSLASSPGTIAAVMQDDNLFSGSIADNIAFFDSDADKDAIEEAARLAAIHNEINIMPMGYETLVGDMGSTLSGGQKQRLLLARALYRKPQVLVLDEASSHLDAANEALINKTIKELNITRITIAHRKETIDQADRVFDLSLHVSIASRSN
- a CDS encoding efflux RND transporter periplasmic adaptor subunit, with the protein product MSLFRDEVFQAKKNDNLGGIRIPPPKMGWLAAYIAASSLITLALIFFFGSYTKTETAEGILVPTDGQLDILPPKNGLISQIFVHEGDLVKPGAPLFELTENQESVSLGDTKKATAAQLIRKLERLDEAQKEQKRTFALKSQELINTINLLANQKKDIEEQLSIQANRAQAAMELYKKWQKDAQGIISGYQIGQQYDTAMQHKATLASLSQQRFRISEEIMRSKSEMEQLPATLREKLLLLDLQMADVEQARLENAENSSIVIRASKPGRINNIMAKAGQVVNTDFSLMTLVADASPLEAELWIPDISAGLIRQGSTVSIEYAAFPKQTYGLQLGHVKSISLSPVPQSKLIKYLGQEIKGARFRILVELSDQSVSLAKDEIRLKPGMSLKADIVVGKQKIRDLFKPNNSKAQNDQPTLTERLKNG